From one Rubrobacter xylanophilus genomic stretch:
- a CDS encoding inositol-3-phosphate synthase, which produces MEHRRGNAAEHAEPGRKSSGSGGKLGVMLVGVGGAVATTFMAGIELVRRGFGEPVGSLSQLGRLVVEGEKRERIKDLLPLASVEDLVFGGWDVFGEDCYEAAVGAGVLSKEHLGVVREALKEVEVLRGVFDGRFVSSLEGDYTKEGEYGSLKEAVSLIREDIRSFRERSGVERVVMINCASTEAYVDSEAARRVHGSVEDFERALEEKRHHPAIPPSVLYAYAAIEEGVPYANGTPSLGAESGALKELAESRGVALCGKDFKSGQTFIKSALAPAIKARMLGMEGWFSTNILGNRDGLVLEEPANFKSKEITKRSVLDAILEPEVYGELYGELHHRVEINYYPPRGDAKEGWDNIDIFGWLGYPMQIKVNFLARDSILAAPMVLDLVLFLDLAQREGLGGVQRWLSFYFKSPMEEEGGRVEHDLFVQLLMLRERLREMAGLGPLCDPSSLR; this is translated from the coding sequence ATGGAGCACCGGAGAGGGAACGCGGCTGAGCATGCTGAGCCCGGGAGGAAGTCTTCCGGCAGCGGCGGCAAGTTGGGTGTGATGCTGGTGGGGGTAGGAGGAGCGGTTGCGACCACCTTCATGGCGGGCATTGAGCTCGTAAGGCGGGGCTTTGGGGAGCCGGTTGGGTCCCTGAGCCAGCTGGGGAGGCTTGTGGTGGAGGGGGAGAAGAGGGAGAGGATAAAGGATCTTCTGCCGCTTGCCTCTGTGGAGGATCTTGTGTTTGGGGGCTGGGACGTCTTTGGGGAGGACTGCTACGAGGCGGCGGTGGGGGCTGGGGTTTTGAGCAAGGAGCACCTTGGGGTGGTGCGGGAAGCGCTCAAGGAAGTTGAGGTGTTGAGGGGGGTTTTCGACGGGCGCTTTGTGAGCTCTCTTGAGGGGGATTACACCAAGGAGGGTGAGTACGGGAGCCTCAAGGAGGCGGTCTCGCTCATAAGGGAGGACATCCGCTCCTTCAGGGAGAGGAGCGGTGTGGAGAGGGTTGTGATGATCAACTGCGCCTCCACGGAGGCGTATGTGGATTCTGAGGCGGCGAGGCGGGTACACGGGAGCGTTGAGGACTTTGAGCGGGCGCTCGAGGAGAAGCGGCATCATCCTGCCATACCGCCCTCTGTGCTCTATGCGTATGCGGCCATAGAGGAGGGGGTACCCTACGCCAACGGCACGCCCTCGCTGGGGGCTGAGAGCGGGGCTTTGAAGGAGCTTGCCGAAAGCAGGGGGGTTGCTCTGTGTGGCAAGGACTTCAAGAGCGGGCAGACCTTCATAAAGAGCGCTTTGGCCCCGGCGATAAAGGCGAGGATGCTGGGGATGGAGGGGTGGTTTTCGACCAACATCCTGGGCAACCGGGACGGGCTTGTGCTGGAGGAGCCGGCCAACTTCAAGAGCAAGGAGATAACCAAGCGCTCGGTGCTCGATGCGATTCTTGAGCCTGAGGTCTATGGGGAGCTCTACGGGGAGCTCCACCACCGGGTAGAGATCAACTACTACCCCCCGCGGGGGGATGCCAAGGAAGGGTGGGACAACATAGACATCTTTGGGTGGCTTGGCTATCCGATGCAGATAAAGGTCAACTTTTTGGCGCGGGACTCCATACTGGCGGCGCCGATGGTGTTGGATCTGGTGCTGTTTTTGGACCTTGCGCAGAGGGAGGGGCTTGGAGGGGTACAGCGGTGGCTCTCCTTCTACTTCAAGAGCCCCATGGAGGAGGAGGGGGGCAGGGTTGAGCACGACTTGTTTGTGCAGCTACTGATGTTGAGGGAGCGGCTGCGCGAGATGGCGGGGCTCGGGCCTCTTTGTGACCCCTCCTCCCTCCGATGA
- a CDS encoding glycosyltransferase family 4 protein has protein sequence MSGMSGPIRLLLVVDSLDLGGAERHVAGLAAALRGRGCRVVVACSTRGALAASLEREGVPVVSMTRRLVKRRFSHAFALGVRRLLRREGVELVHAHVYASAAASAAATFGLGVPLVVTEHTEASWQGRRAREITRWYCRRARHVIAVSTPIRRRLIGRDGVSPEKISVIPTALPEVEPPGVDPGAVAPDGRLVGVVARLQPEKGVATFLRAVARIAPLAPDVRFLVVGDGPLREELAGLAGRLGLRGRVSFLGYRPDAREIIRRLDVLVVPSFTEGAPLVVLEAMASGVPVVASAVGGIPDQIRHGREGLLVPTGDSAALGEALLSLLRDPESACRMGAAGRRRAASAFGHDRMVRRIEYVYRTILAGRRGLAALPAGPGEERPPVGGLRSPS, from the coding sequence ATGAGCGGGATGTCCGGGCCGATCCGGCTGCTGCTCGTGGTGGACTCGTTGGATCTCGGGGGCGCAGAGCGGCACGTCGCGGGGCTCGCCGCCGCCCTGCGGGGTCGGGGATGCCGGGTCGTGGTGGCCTGCTCCACCCGGGGGGCTCTGGCAGCCTCTCTGGAGCGGGAGGGGGTGCCGGTCGTCTCGATGACCCGGAGGCTGGTCAAGCGGCGGTTCAGCCACGCCTTTGCGTTGGGCGTGAGGCGGCTTCTCCGGAGGGAGGGGGTCGAGCTGGTGCACGCCCACGTGTACGCCTCGGCCGCGGCCTCGGCCGCGGCCACCTTCGGCCTCGGGGTGCCACTCGTGGTGACCGAGCATACCGAGGCCTCGTGGCAGGGGCGTCGGGCCCGGGAGATCACCCGGTGGTACTGCCGCCGGGCCCGGCACGTCATCGCGGTGTCCACCCCCATCCGGCGGCGGCTCATCGGCCGGGACGGCGTATCCCCGGAGAAGATCAGCGTGATCCCCACGGCCCTGCCGGAGGTAGAGCCGCCGGGGGTTGACCCCGGCGCGGTTGCGCCGGACGGCCGCCTGGTCGGCGTCGTGGCCCGGTTGCAGCCGGAGAAGGGGGTTGCGACCTTTCTCCGGGCCGTGGCCCGCATCGCGCCCCTTGCGCCCGACGTGCGCTTCTTGGTCGTCGGCGACGGCCCGCTGCGGGAGGAGCTCGCGGGGCTCGCCGGCCGTCTGGGGCTGAGGGGGCGGGTGAGCTTTCTGGGCTACAGGCCCGACGCCCGGGAGATCATCCGCCGCCTGGACGTGCTCGTGGTACCCTCCTTCACGGAGGGGGCACCGCTGGTCGTGCTGGAGGCCATGGCCTCCGGGGTGCCCGTGGTGGCCAGCGCCGTGGGCGGGATACCGGATCAGATCCGCCACGGTAGAGAGGGCCTGCTGGTCCCCACCGGAGATTCGGCAGCGCTCGGGGAGGCGCTGCTCTCGCTGCTGCGGGATCCGGAGAGCGCTTGCAGGATGGGCGCGGCCGGACGCCGGAGGGCCGCTTCGGCCTTCGGGCACGACCGGATGGTGCGCCGCATCGAGTACGTCTACCGGACGATTCTGGCCGGTCGTCGCGGGTTGGCCGCGCTGCCGGCCGGACCGGGCGAAGAGCGCCCGCCGGTGGGCGGGCTCAGATCTCCTTCCTGA
- a CDS encoding glycosyltransferase family 4 protein, translating into MERTPARVTYVSADGSGSMPTCSRQLAERLGVPEFRTGVWFRTVRDLDAPALSLATLRALREDLRLAWTLNSLGGVLHLSHHHLGRYGLFLSRPFLITVHDMIRYLDLTGERLLIQPLNARERLFLRMDYAGIRRALRVVAVSEHTRSDVVRRLGIPEERVRVIHNGLDHGLYRPVRGPRPLANPYVLFVGAEHPRKNLKTLLGAFAALKRDRRFRRLKLLKVGDAGNPEAHFRRPVEKEIRRLGLRGEVVFAGRVPQELMPLYYSHAECLAFPSLYEGFGLPPLEAMACGCPVVASNASAVPEVAGEAALLADPRDPRALAGALERVLSDGGLRRSLSRRGFARASLFTWERAARETRLLYEEVLEELFRHRRSGLLEGRELAFPGRTAYTQERSLS; encoded by the coding sequence TTGGAGAGAACCCCTGCGCGCGTGACCTACGTTTCGGCGGACGGTAGCGGCTCCATGCCGACCTGTTCCCGGCAGCTGGCCGAGAGGCTCGGGGTGCCGGAGTTCCGGACCGGGGTGTGGTTCAGGACCGTGAGGGACCTCGACGCTCCGGCCCTCAGCCTCGCCACCCTGCGAGCGCTGCGGGAGGATCTGCGCCTGGCGTGGACCCTGAACTCGCTGGGGGGTGTCCTGCACCTGAGCCACCACCACCTGGGCCGCTACGGCCTGTTTCTCTCGCGGCCCTTCCTGATCACGGTGCACGACATGATCCGCTACCTCGACCTCACCGGCGAGAGGCTCCTCATCCAGCCGTTGAACGCGCGGGAGCGGCTCTTTCTGCGGATGGACTACGCGGGGATCCGGCGGGCTCTGCGGGTGGTCGCCGTCTCGGAGCACACGAGATCCGACGTGGTGCGCCGTCTGGGCATCCCCGAGGAGCGGGTGCGGGTGATCCACAACGGGTTAGACCACGGCCTCTACCGTCCCGTGCGGGGACCGCGACCGCTCGCGAACCCCTACGTACTGTTCGTGGGGGCCGAGCACCCGCGCAAGAACCTCAAGACCCTGCTCGGAGCCTTCGCCGCCCTCAAACGCGACCGGCGCTTCCGGCGCCTGAAGCTGCTGAAGGTGGGCGATGCGGGCAACCCGGAGGCCCATTTCCGACGCCCGGTGGAGAAGGAGATCCGGCGGCTCGGCCTGCGGGGCGAGGTGGTCTTCGCGGGGCGGGTCCCGCAGGAGCTGATGCCGCTCTACTACTCGCACGCGGAGTGCCTGGCCTTCCCCTCGCTGTACGAAGGGTTCGGGCTGCCGCCGCTGGAGGCGATGGCCTGCGGGTGTCCGGTGGTCGCCTCGAACGCCAGCGCGGTGCCGGAGGTGGCGGGGGAGGCCGCCCTGCTCGCCGATCCGCGCGACCCAAGGGCTCTGGCAGGGGCGCTGGAGCGGGTGCTCTCGGACGGCGGGCTCCGGCGGAGCCTCTCGCGGCGGGGCTTCGCGCGGGCCTCGCTCTTCACCTGGGAGCGGGCCGCCCGGGAGACCCGGCTCCTCTACGAGGAGGTGCTTGAGGAGCTCTTTCGGCATCGGCGATCCGGGCTTCTGGAAGGGCGGGAGCTCGCCTTCCCCGGAAGGACCGCCTACACCCAGGAGCGGTCCCTCTCGTAG
- a CDS encoding sulfotransferase domain-containing protein, with translation MSGTGRLGREVGLRQTLAHRINELLRLGMVHLLSGPLPLYVVNEFPKSGGTWVGQMLGRALGVPFPRNRFPTLRPSIMHGHYLRPGGIKNAVVVWRDGRDVMVSWYHQQLIPHGLNALQVARSRRELLLKDYEDVRRNLPAFIEYAFTRPHDPGFSWSDFVRRWWGRKEAVHVRYEDLLRDTPGELRRVFRELTGERLSPERASAIAEEFSFERQARRRPGEEDRSSFLRKGITGDWRNYFGPEARRVFDRYAGEELILLGYERDRSWV, from the coding sequence TTGAGCGGGACCGGCAGACTGGGGCGGGAGGTCGGGCTGCGACAGACCCTCGCCCACCGGATAAACGAGCTCCTCCGGCTCGGGATGGTGCACCTGCTCTCCGGGCCCCTGCCGCTCTACGTCGTGAACGAGTTCCCCAAGTCCGGCGGCACCTGGGTCGGGCAGATGCTCGGCCGGGCGCTCGGGGTTCCCTTCCCCAGAAACCGGTTCCCCACCCTCCGGCCCTCCATCATGCACGGCCATTACCTCCGGCCGGGCGGGATAAAGAACGCGGTCGTCGTGTGGCGCGACGGCCGGGACGTGATGGTCTCCTGGTACCACCAGCAGCTCATTCCCCACGGCCTCAACGCCCTGCAGGTCGCCAGGTCCCGGCGGGAGCTGCTCCTCAAGGACTACGAGGACGTCCGGAGGAACCTGCCGGCGTTCATCGAGTACGCCTTCACCCGCCCGCACGATCCGGGCTTCTCCTGGAGCGACTTCGTCCGCCGCTGGTGGGGGCGCAAGGAGGCGGTGCACGTCCGCTACGAGGATCTCCTGCGGGACACTCCCGGAGAGCTCCGGCGGGTGTTCCGGGAGCTCACCGGGGAGCGGCTCTCGCCCGAGCGGGCCTCCGCCATAGCCGAAGAGTTCTCCTTCGAGCGCCAGGCCCGGCGGAGACCCGGCGAGGAGGACAGGAGCAGCTTTCTGCGCAAGGGAATCACCGGCGACTGGCGCAACTACTTCGGCCCGGAGGCCCGCCGGGTCTTCGACCGCTACGCCGGGGAGGAGCTGATCCTCCTGGGCTACGAGAGGGACCGCTCCTGGGTGTAG
- a CDS encoding zinc-dependent alcohol dehydrogenase family protein has translation MRAVVATRFGGPEVLEEREVERPAAGPGELLVRVVAASANPIDAKFRAAGESMGLEAPVVLGADVSGVVEEVGAGVEEFSPGDEVYYTPEIFGPGANGAYAEYHVVDADIAAPKPPSLSHEEAAAVPLAGGTAYEALVRRLAVGVGETVLIHGGAGGVGSFAVQIARACGARVIATAGPENQKTLEELGADVALDYTRDDVTGAVLEDTGGAGADAVFDTVGGETVARSIEATAPFGRMATILGAQGDLTAMYMKNQALYGVLLTRERERLEEMTILIERGQMRPLVDEVLDLGEVARAHQRLDSGHGRGKIVLRVARQA, from the coding sequence ATGCGCGCTGTCGTGGCGACGAGGTTCGGCGGACCGGAGGTGCTCGAGGAGCGGGAGGTCGAGCGGCCCGCGGCCGGTCCGGGAGAGCTGCTGGTGAGGGTGGTGGCCGCCAGCGCCAACCCCATCGACGCCAAGTTCAGGGCGGCAGGAGAGAGCATGGGGCTCGAGGCGCCCGTCGTCCTCGGGGCCGACGTCTCCGGGGTGGTCGAGGAGGTCGGAGCCGGCGTGGAGGAGTTCTCCCCCGGGGACGAGGTGTACTACACCCCCGAGATCTTCGGCCCCGGGGCCAACGGGGCCTACGCCGAGTACCACGTGGTCGACGCGGACATCGCAGCCCCGAAGCCGCCCTCCCTCTCGCACGAGGAGGCCGCGGCGGTACCGCTCGCCGGGGGCACGGCCTACGAGGCACTCGTCCGGCGGCTCGCGGTGGGCGTCGGGGAGACCGTCCTCATCCACGGCGGAGCCGGGGGTGTGGGATCCTTCGCCGTCCAGATAGCCCGCGCCTGCGGGGCCCGGGTGATCGCCACCGCGGGACCGGAGAACCAGAAGACCCTCGAGGAGCTGGGAGCCGACGTGGCGCTGGACTACACCCGCGACGACGTGACCGGGGCCGTGCTGGAGGACACCGGCGGAGCGGGGGCGGACGCCGTCTTCGACACCGTGGGCGGCGAGACCGTCGCCCGCAGCATCGAGGCCACCGCGCCCTTCGGGCGCATGGCAACCATCCTCGGCGCGCAGGGGGATCTCACCGCCATGTATATGAAGAACCAGGCGCTCTACGGCGTGCTGCTCACCCGCGAGCGGGAGCGGCTGGAGGAGATGACGATCCTGATCGAGCGCGGCCAGATGCGCCCCCTCGTGGACGAGGTGCTGGACCTCGGCGAGGTCGCCCGGGCGCACCAGCGGCTGGACTCCGGCCACGGGCGGGGCAAGATCGTTTTGCGGGTCGCCCGCCAGGCTTGA
- a CDS encoding inositol monophosphatase family protein, which yields MRKDLRGHMEFAAEAAWEAGRLTLGHFRRGVAVETKEDGTEVTPADREAEALLRRRIGERYPGYGILGEEGGETGEDASARWILDPLDGTQAFVRGVPLYAVLVGLEVEGRCEVGAAYFPALDEMLCAASGEGCFLNGRRVRVSGVEDTGRALCAFTDAGSFGRHGRSREWERVLRSVGSCRGWSDAYGHALVATGRAEIMLDPVMNPWDCAPFPPILREAGGYFGNWSGEETIYGGEALSTTRRLLPEVLRLLEPQSG from the coding sequence GTGAGGAAGGATCTGCGGGGGCACATGGAGTTCGCGGCGGAGGCGGCCTGGGAGGCGGGCCGCCTGACGCTGGGGCACTTCCGGCGCGGGGTGGCGGTGGAGACAAAGGAGGACGGCACCGAGGTGACCCCCGCCGACCGGGAGGCGGAGGCCCTGCTCCGGCGCCGCATAGGGGAGCGCTATCCGGGGTACGGGATCCTGGGCGAGGAGGGGGGCGAGACCGGGGAGGATGCTTCGGCGCGCTGGATCCTGGACCCTCTGGACGGCACGCAGGCGTTTGTCCGCGGCGTTCCGCTGTACGCGGTCCTCGTGGGGCTCGAGGTGGAGGGACGCTGCGAGGTCGGCGCGGCCTACTTCCCCGCGCTGGACGAGATGCTCTGCGCCGCCAGCGGGGAGGGATGCTTTCTGAACGGTCGGCGGGTCCGGGTCTCCGGGGTGGAGGATACCGGCCGGGCACTGTGTGCCTTCACCGACGCCGGAAGCTTCGGGCGCCACGGCCGGAGCCGGGAGTGGGAGCGGGTCTTGAGGAGCGTGGGCTCCTGCCGGGGCTGGTCCGACGCCTACGGCCACGCCCTCGTGGCCACCGGGCGGGCCGAGATCATGCTCGACCCGGTCATGAACCCGTGGGACTGTGCGCCCTTCCCGCCCATCTTGCGCGAGGCCGGCGGATACTTCGGCAACTGGTCCGGAGAGGAGACCATCTACGGCGGTGAGGCCCTCAGCACCACCCGGCGCCTGCTGCCCGAGGTGCTGCGCCTGCTCGAGCCACAGAGCGGCTAG
- a CDS encoding NlpC/P60 family protein has protein sequence MFRSRLILAALSLAAALLGLGLSGRAASAEPYSQVVDNATRGRFEAPGWGTSSWNDGRYGKDYRYARPARKAKPARYRVRIPATGYYTVYARWPADRGYNAGTRIGVSTVDGLRWVRVNQQRNGDRWNRLGVFRMKAGDRFYIRISRRAKGGKYVIADAVKVVRGKVGGGAGGAGITGYHILKEARTWLGVPYRYGGESREGVDCSGLTMKVYEKFGIKLPRTAHDQYHSGPGRKVSRDALRRGYLVFGHADGGSGIEHVGILTGDGRMIHAPAPGTVVRYDSVPAGWYNIVGVKRIVPPR, from the coding sequence TTGTTCAGGAGCAGGCTGATTCTCGCGGCGCTTTCTCTTGCGGCGGCTCTGTTGGGGCTGGGTCTTTCGGGGCGGGCGGCTTCGGCGGAGCCCTACTCGCAGGTCGTGGACAACGCCACCCGGGGGCGCTTCGAGGCGCCGGGGTGGGGTACGAGCTCCTGGAACGACGGGCGCTACGGCAAGGACTACCGCTACGCCCGGCCCGCCAGGAAAGCCAAGCCCGCCCGCTACAGGGTGAGGATCCCCGCGACCGGCTACTACACCGTGTATGCCCGGTGGCCTGCGGATCGCGGCTACAACGCGGGCACCCGCATCGGGGTGAGCACCGTGGACGGTCTGCGGTGGGTGAGGGTCAACCAGCAGAGAAACGGCGACCGGTGGAACAGGCTCGGGGTCTTCAGGATGAAGGCCGGGGACCGCTTCTACATAAGGATCTCGCGCCGGGCCAAGGGCGGGAAGTACGTCATAGCGGACGCCGTCAAGGTGGTGAGGGGGAAGGTCGGCGGTGGAGCCGGGGGGGCGGGGATCACCGGGTACCACATCCTCAAGGAAGCCAGGACCTGGCTCGGGGTGCCGTACAGGTACGGGGGTGAGTCGCGCGAGGGGGTGGACTGCTCCGGGCTGACGATGAAGGTCTACGAGAAGTTCGGCATAAAGCTGCCGCGCACCGCGCACGACCAGTACCACTCCGGGCCGGGCAGGAAGGTCTCCAGGGACGCGTTGCGGCGGGGATATCTGGTCTTCGGGCACGCCGACGGGGGCAGCGGCATAGAGCACGTGGGGATCCTCACCGGGGACGGGCGCATGATCCATGCCCCAGCCCCCGGGACCGTGGTGCGCTACGACAGTGTCCCGGCGGGCTGGTACAACATCGTAGGGGTCAAGCGGATCGTGCCTCCCCGGTAG
- the sppA gene encoding signal peptide peptidase SppA, which translates to MDRSSESGTPSPRRRRWPWIVGGLAVLGFLGLVALGIALVLLAGTPGTTTPTTYDEEYVSGGGADKIAVIPVEGTIASADSSLSGPVPIATPEGLRDALRQAREDESVRAVVLAVNSPGGGVTASDLMHDALQDFRRTTDKPVVVSMGDVAASGGYYISTAADRIVANETTLTGSIGVFIPLLNFSEASERYGVKQIYIKSGRFKAMGNPWNELTEDERRIFQSIVDQYYDEFVEVIVEGRDLPEKRVRELADGRVYSGIQAERLGLVDRLGNLDVAVRVARDLAGLDEARVVRYVQSPSLLETMLARLEPREPESLQLLRAANLDLEAKPYYLYLPGA; encoded by the coding sequence TTGGACCGTAGCAGCGAGAGCGGAACGCCTTCCCCCCGGCGCCGCAGGTGGCCCTGGATAGTCGGCGGGCTCGCCGTGCTCGGGTTTCTCGGCCTGGTCGCGCTCGGCATCGCCCTCGTCCTGCTCGCGGGCACCCCGGGCACCACGACCCCCACCACCTACGACGAGGAGTACGTCTCCGGCGGCGGGGCCGACAAGATCGCCGTGATCCCGGTGGAGGGCACCATCGCCTCGGCGGACAGCTCCCTCTCGGGTCCCGTCCCCATCGCCACCCCCGAGGGCCTGCGCGACGCCCTCCGCCAGGCCCGCGAGGACGAGAGCGTGCGGGCCGTGGTCCTGGCCGTCAACTCCCCAGGCGGCGGGGTGACCGCGAGCGATCTGATGCACGACGCCCTCCAGGACTTCCGGCGCACCACCGACAAACCCGTCGTCGTCTCCATGGGGGACGTGGCCGCCTCCGGCGGCTACTACATCTCCACGGCCGCCGACAGGATCGTCGCCAACGAGACCACCCTCACCGGCTCCATAGGGGTCTTCATCCCGCTGCTGAACTTCTCCGAGGCCTCGGAGAGGTACGGAGTGAAGCAGATCTACATAAAGAGCGGCCGCTTCAAGGCGATGGGCAACCCGTGGAACGAGCTCACCGAGGACGAGCGCAGGATCTTCCAGTCCATCGTCGACCAGTACTACGACGAGTTCGTCGAGGTGATCGTGGAGGGCCGCGACCTCCCGGAGAAGCGGGTGCGCGAGCTGGCCGACGGGCGGGTCTACTCCGGGATACAGGCCGAGAGGCTCGGGCTGGTGGACCGGCTGGGCAACCTGGACGTCGCGGTCCGCGTCGCCCGCGACCTCGCCGGCCTCGATGAGGCCCGGGTGGTCCGCTACGTGCAGAGCCCGTCCCTCCTGGAGACGATGCTGGCCCGCCTGGAGCCCCGGGAACCGGAGAGCCTGCAGCTGCTCAGGGCGGCGAACCTGGACCTGGAGGCCAAGCCCTACTACCTTTACCTGCCCGGAGCCTGA
- a CDS encoding transcriptional regulator — translation MDIEERADRDFSRARRRAFLRRIGAFLRNDPASNRLLSFEEVKSALGAVEQVYLGMRTVPVEKIVGSVGRHRDFDRAFLPSNPDIGERWKKIDRLMQRAEELPPISLYKIGEAYFVRDGNHRVSVARQQGVEMIDAEVIELRTRIPIDSALTARDLLHKMELRRLLERLPIDRVLPEIRLELSDVADYRRLATHIEAHGFRLSQLWRRYVSPEEALRDWYEYSYRPIAEMIREERILDAFPDRTELDLYLWIVRNRDRLALEARDDRISPEDAARDLLRRRRRRLQIPGLTS, via the coding sequence ATGGACATAGAGGAGCGGGCCGACAGGGACTTCAGCCGCGCCCGCCGGCGGGCCTTCCTGCGACGCATCGGGGCCTTCCTGCGCAACGACCCGGCCTCCAACCGGCTGCTCTCCTTCGAGGAGGTCAAGAGCGCGCTGGGGGCCGTCGAGCAGGTCTACCTCGGCATGCGCACCGTCCCGGTGGAGAAGATAGTCGGCAGCGTCGGCCGCCACCGGGACTTCGACCGGGCCTTCCTGCCCTCCAACCCGGACATCGGCGAGCGCTGGAAGAAGATAGACAGGCTCATGCAGCGGGCCGAGGAACTCCCCCCCATAAGCCTCTACAAGATCGGGGAGGCCTACTTCGTCCGCGACGGCAACCACCGGGTCTCGGTCGCCCGCCAGCAGGGGGTGGAGATGATCGACGCCGAGGTGATAGAGCTGAGGACCCGCATCCCCATAGACTCGGCCCTCACCGCCCGGGACCTGCTGCACAAGATGGAGCTCCGTCGGCTGCTCGAACGTCTCCCCATCGACCGGGTGCTCCCGGAGATAAGGCTCGAGCTCTCCGACGTCGCCGACTACCGCCGGCTCGCCACCCACATCGAGGCCCACGGCTTCCGGCTCTCCCAGCTCTGGAGGCGCTACGTCTCCCCCGAGGAGGCCCTGCGCGACTGGTACGAGTACTCCTACCGCCCGATCGCCGAGATGATCCGGGAGGAGAGGATCCTCGACGCCTTCCCGGACCGCACCGAGCTGGACCTCTACCTCTGGATCGTCCGCAACCGCGACCGGCTGGCGCTCGAGGCCCGCGACGACCGGATCTCTCCCGAGGACGCCGCCCGGGACCTGCTGCGCCGGCGCCGCAGACGACTCCAGATCCCGGGCCTCACCTCCTGA
- a CDS encoding metallophosphoesterase family protein, whose translation MKVLCVSDRVERQLHGPALRSYASGAEAVISCGDLPFDYLEYIVTLLGVPVYYVLGNHDPAPESGERPEGCIPLDGRVVDAGGVVLAGLSGSRLYSGGPNQYTERQMARRSLALSARIGGRALMGRPAPTAFVTHAPPFGLGDRKDLCHTGFRSFLRLIDRHRPPLWLHGHVHLYGPDPRRIWHRGSTEVVNVFGHRFVEL comes from the coding sequence ATGAAGGTCCTGTGCGTCAGCGACCGGGTGGAGCGACAGCTCCACGGTCCCGCTCTCAGATCCTACGCCTCCGGAGCGGAGGCGGTGATCTCCTGCGGGGACCTGCCCTTCGACTACCTGGAGTACATCGTCACGCTCCTCGGGGTGCCGGTCTACTACGTGCTCGGCAACCACGACCCCGCTCCCGAGAGCGGCGAACGTCCCGAGGGCTGCATCCCGCTCGACGGACGGGTAGTCGACGCCGGAGGGGTCGTGCTCGCCGGGCTCTCCGGCTCCCGCCTCTACTCCGGAGGCCCCAACCAGTACACCGAGCGGCAGATGGCCCGGAGGTCCCTCGCCCTCTCGGCCCGGATCGGCGGCCGGGCCCTGATGGGTCGCCCAGCCCCCACCGCCTTCGTCACCCACGCCCCGCCTTTCGGGCTCGGCGACCGGAAGGACCTTTGCCACACCGGCTTCCGCTCCTTCCTGCGGCTCATCGACCGGCACCGGCCGCCCCTGTGGCTGCACGGTCACGTCCACCTCTACGGCCCCGATCCCCGGCGCATCTGGCACCGCGGAAGCACCGAGGTCGTGAACGTCTTCGGCCACCGGTTCGTCGAACTGTAA
- a CDS encoding NUDIX domain-containing protein: MAGPETPKLMVDVVIPEEGGVVLVRRGSEPFEGRWALPGGFVEVGETVEEAAVREAAEETGLEVELSRLVGVYSEPGRDPRGHNVSVAFLARPVGGELKASSDAAEVAVLDPGSVELAFDHARIVADALGKGG, encoded by the coding sequence TTGGCCGGACCGGAGACGCCGAAGCTGATGGTGGACGTGGTGATCCCGGAGGAGGGCGGCGTCGTGCTCGTGCGCCGGGGGAGCGAGCCCTTCGAGGGGCGGTGGGCGCTTCCGGGAGGGTTCGTCGAGGTCGGGGAGACGGTCGAGGAGGCGGCCGTCCGGGAGGCGGCCGAGGAGACCGGGCTCGAGGTGGAGCTCTCGCGCCTCGTCGGGGTCTACTCCGAGCCGGGCCGGGACCCGAGGGGGCACAACGTGAGCGTGGCCTTTCTCGCCCGGCCGGTGGGCGGGGAGCTTAAGGCCTCGAGCGACGCCGCGGAGGTTGCCGTCCTGGACCCCGGTTCGGTGGAGCTGGCCTTCGACCACGCCCGGATAGTCGCCGACGCCCTCGGGAAGGGGGGATAA